The following are from one region of the Ignavibacteriota bacterium genome:
- the ptsP gene encoding phosphoenolpyruvate--protein phosphotransferase, which produces MKSFKDIYRQAENKISGLAAAPGIIIGEAYLYTKEKLQINKADIDDIEKAKNDLVDAIAKSKKELNKVFVFAREKMDEVRAAIFEAQLMILDDPILLDEIIGRIEKEKKSPEFIVDDEISKYQNKMILSHESYMKERALDIEDIKQRIVRNLQKKRWESKIEHNVIVVSESLTPADTILLTRNKVLAFITDHGGLTSHAAIISRSLNIPAVVGTHNATAQIKDNDEIVVDGFYGYVIVNPTEEQKEFFVNKRKRLLELQHELEELKDEKAITKDGREIKLFANVDVSGEIDMVVTSGANGIGLYRTEQILHELGEFPNEDEQTIIYSKLASRIYPSSITIRVFDIGGDKFRFLDFEEPNPFLGLRGIRLLLENPALFKTQIRAILKSSLNKNVRIMIPMVSTLKEISEAKRIIEECKSELLSEKIKFDEDIKVGIMIEVPSAAVMARELSREVDFVSIGTNDLVQYLMAVDRGNDLVADLYQEFSPAVISTLKHIIDETKKSKKPVSLCGELAADTLAMPLLLGLGLDSLSMSTPTIPYAKRIIRSCEYKKAKRLVTECLKMHSEEDVKATIEKFFKKNNITRTRQII; this is translated from the coding sequence TTGAAATCATTTAAAGATATTTATCGTCAGGCTGAAAATAAAATTTCCGGTTTAGCTGCGGCGCCCGGAATTATTATTGGTGAAGCTTATCTCTACACAAAAGAGAAACTTCAGATAAACAAAGCAGATATCGATGATATTGAAAAAGCGAAGAATGATCTCGTCGATGCAATTGCAAAATCGAAGAAAGAACTTAACAAGGTTTTTGTTTTTGCTCGCGAAAAGATGGATGAAGTTCGTGCAGCAATTTTTGAAGCTCAATTAATGATTCTCGATGATCCAATATTATTGGATGAAATTATCGGAAGGATTGAAAAGGAAAAAAAATCTCCTGAATTCATTGTTGATGATGAAATATCAAAATATCAGAACAAGATGATTCTCTCACACGAATCTTATATGAAGGAAAGAGCACTGGATATCGAAGATATTAAACAACGGATCGTGAGAAATCTTCAGAAAAAAAGATGGGAATCTAAAATTGAGCATAATGTAATTGTTGTTAGTGAATCGCTCACACCTGCTGACACCATTCTACTAACAAGAAATAAAGTTCTGGCGTTCATTACTGATCATGGTGGTTTAACTTCTCATGCTGCTATTATTTCTCGATCTCTTAACATTCCCGCTGTAGTTGGAACTCACAACGCTACTGCTCAAATAAAAGATAATGACGAAATTGTTGTTGATGGGTTTTATGGATACGTTATCGTAAATCCTACTGAAGAGCAGAAAGAATTTTTCGTCAATAAAAGAAAACGGCTTCTCGAACTGCAGCACGAATTAGAAGAACTTAAAGACGAGAAGGCTATCACAAAAGATGGAAGAGAAATAAAATTATTTGCCAATGTAGATGTGTCAGGTGAAATTGATATGGTTGTAACCAGCGGAGCTAATGGTATTGGGCTTTATCGCACAGAACAAATTTTACACGAGCTTGGCGAATTTCCAAATGAAGATGAGCAGACAATAATATATTCAAAATTAGCTTCGCGTATTTATCCGTCTTCAATTACAATCCGTGTTTTTGATATTGGTGGTGACAAATTTCGATTCCTTGATTTTGAAGAACCAAATCCATTCCTTGGCTTGAGAGGAATAAGATTACTTCTTGAAAATCCGGCATTATTTAAAACTCAAATACGTGCAATACTTAAATCTAGTTTGAATAAAAATGTCAGGATAATGATTCCTATGGTGAGCACTTTAAAAGAAATCAGTGAAGCAAAACGGATAATTGAAGAATGTAAAAGTGAACTGCTTTCCGAAAAAATAAAGTTTGATGAAGATATCAAAGTTGGAATTATGATCGAAGTTCCTTCTGCAGCAGTAATGGCAAGAGAATTGTCCAGAGAAGTTGATTTTGTCAGTATTGGAACTAATGATCTCGTTCAATATTTAATGGCAGTTGACAGAGGTAACGATCTTGTTGCAGACCTTTATCAGGAGTTTAGTCCTGCTGTAATCAGCACTCTGAAACATATCATCGATGAAACTAAAAAGTCAAAAAAACCGGTAAGCCTCTGCGGCGAACTTGCAGCAGATACGCTCGCAATGCCGCTACTTTTAGGATTAGGTCTGGATAGTTTGAGTATGTCAACACCAACTATTCCTTATGCAAAAAGAATTATCAGAAGTTGTGAATATAAAAAGGCTAAGAGACTTGTAACCGAATGTTTAAAAATGCACAGTGAAGAGGATGTGAAAGCTACTATCGAAAAATTCTTTAAGAAAAATAATATCACAAGAACAAGACAAATTATTTAG
- a CDS encoding bifunctional phosphoglucose/phosphomannose isomerase, with amino-acid sequence MHSTDFIKTFDTQNQYQVLQDSYKQLIDAWDSKINLEQLVKYKFSSIVYCGLGGSAISGDLFVDYVADELKLPFQVVRGYSLPSYVDENCLVIISSYSGNTEETVSCFNQALKKKAKIAAITSGGKIGEIAEQNKIPVVKLRGGFQPRFALGAGFFSLLKIMYVLSIVDESKNIQTIIDLWKRKGLEYSSKDSTAMYFAEQIIGFIPVIYSSEFLSSTGYRMKSQLNENSKMHAFYHNLPEMNHNEIIGWESFKEKQFNTKVIYLLDNEYHPQNQKRFEILKEILNQQKIEVLSLMSNEENKKVRIMDLIFLIDWISFYASVLRGYDPSEIDFIHRMKQRLT; translated from the coding sequence ATGCACTCAACAGATTTTATTAAAACCTTTGATACGCAAAATCAGTATCAAGTTCTTCAGGATTCTTATAAGCAATTAATTGATGCCTGGGATTCAAAAATTAATTTAGAACAATTAGTAAAGTATAAGTTTTCCTCGATAGTTTATTGCGGGCTCGGAGGTTCAGCAATCAGTGGTGATTTATTTGTTGATTATGTTGCGGATGAATTAAAACTTCCATTTCAGGTTGTCAGGGGATATTCACTCCCTTCATACGTTGATGAGAACTGTCTGGTTATTATTTCGTCATATTCTGGTAACACTGAAGAAACTGTATCTTGCTTCAATCAGGCTTTAAAGAAAAAAGCAAAAATTGCAGCAATAACTTCAGGCGGAAAGATTGGTGAGATAGCTGAGCAGAACAAAATACCTGTTGTAAAATTAAGAGGAGGTTTTCAACCAAGATTTGCTCTCGGTGCAGGTTTCTTTTCTCTTTTAAAAATAATGTATGTGCTTTCAATTGTTGATGAATCAAAAAACATTCAAACGATAATTGATTTATGGAAACGAAAAGGTCTCGAATACTCTTCAAAGGATAGTACAGCAATGTATTTTGCAGAGCAGATTATCGGTTTCATTCCCGTCATCTATTCATCTGAGTTTCTTTCATCAACAGGATACAGGATGAAATCTCAACTTAATGAGAACTCAAAAATGCATGCATTCTATCACAATTTACCTGAAATGAATCATAATGAAATTATTGGTTGGGAGTCATTCAAGGAAAAACAATTCAATACAAAAGTTATTTACCTGCTGGATAATGAGTATCATCCTCAGAACCAGAAACGGTTTGAAATACTTAAAGAAATACTCAATCAGCAAAAAATTGAGGTTCTTTCATTGATGAGCAATGAAGAAAATAAAAAGGTGCGAATAATGGATTTGATTTTTTTAATCGATTGGATATCTTTTTACGCATCGGTTTTGCGCGGATATGATCCATCAGAAATTGATTTTATTCACAGGATGAAACAGCGCCTCACTTAA